CAACTTTGGCCGTCCGGCACACGTCTGGTTTGTGTCGCAGTTGCCGAAAACACGTTCCGGTAAAATGCTCAGACGGACGATCCAGGCGATCTGCGAAGGCCGCGATCCCGGCGATCTGACGACCATTGACGATCCCGCGTCGTTACAGCAAATCCGTCAGGCGATCGAAGAGTAACATCGCGTGATGCCCGGTGGCGGAATGCTTACCGGGCCTACGTTCTAATCCACTTTCTTATACGGCCCGTGATAGTAATCAAACGGCGCATAAACCGTATCGGCCACGAACGATAACGGCACATCAACAAACAACAGCGCTAAATCGAAATAGTTATAATCGTAAGCGCCTGGGTTTTTTAGTTTATCAATATCATGATGCATACCCACGTAATAGGTATCTGAATTCTCGCCTGCCGTGCGTGCATCAATGCTGCCACATCCTGAAAGTAGTGCGCTGATAAAGAGCGCCGTTACCGCAATTGTCTTTCTGCTCATGCTATGACCTGGCTTCTCACCCCGTTTTACCATAACGGTAAAAAAGCGGTTTGTTGCCCGCAGAACTTAAACCTCCAGGTCAGGATGGTCGTGTGAAGATGACGCGTTGTAGGCC
This window of the Citrobacter freundii ATCC 8090 = MTCC 1658 = NBRC 12681 genome carries:
- a CDS encoding YceK/YidQ family lipoprotein, whose product is MSRKTIAVTALFISALLSGCGSIDARTAGENSDTYYVGMHHDIDKLKNPGAYDYNYFDLALLFVDVPLSFVADTVYAPFDYYHGPYKKVD